Proteins found in one Pseudomonas sp. P8_241 genomic segment:
- a CDS encoding HAL/PAL/TAL family ammonia-lyase: MTTPTLEPVIFGERPLRIEDVLALANRKVPTQLQSDPAYRERIAKGARFLDSLLDKEGVIYGVTTGYGDSCVVAVPLHHVEALPRHLYTFHGCGLGKLLDAQATRAVLAARLQSLCHGVSGVRVELLERLQAFLEHDILPLIPEEGSVGASGDLTPLSYVAATLSGEREVMFRGERWQAADVHRELGWQPLVLRPKEALALMNGTAVMTGLACLAFARADYLLQLATRITALNVVALQGNPEHFDERLFAAKPHPGQMQVATWLRKDLAIDAPTAPLHRLQDRYSLRCAPHVLGVLADSLNWLRSFIEIELNSANDNPIIDAEAERVLHGGHFYGGHIAFAMDSLKNLVANVADLLDRQLALLVDERYNHGLPSNLSGASAERAMLNHGFKAVQIGTSAWTAEALKNTMPASVFSRSTECHNQDKVSMGTIAARDAIRVLELTEQVAAATLLAANQGVWLRGQAEDARPLPPALAAMHEALGKDFPPVIEDRALEGELRLCLQRIAEQHWRLHA, encoded by the coding sequence ATGACGACGCCAACGCTTGAGCCGGTAATCTTCGGCGAACGCCCTTTGCGCATCGAAGATGTGCTGGCCCTGGCCAACCGCAAGGTGCCAACGCAGTTGCAAAGCGATCCCGCGTACCGCGAGCGCATCGCCAAGGGTGCGCGATTCCTTGATTCCCTGCTGGACAAGGAAGGTGTGATCTATGGCGTGACCACCGGCTACGGCGATTCGTGCGTGGTTGCGGTGCCACTGCATCACGTCGAGGCGCTGCCGCGTCATCTGTACACTTTTCACGGTTGCGGACTGGGCAAGTTGCTCGATGCGCAAGCCACCCGCGCTGTGTTGGCGGCGCGTTTGCAGTCGCTGTGCCACGGCGTGTCCGGGGTGCGCGTGGAACTGCTGGAGCGGCTGCAAGCGTTCCTTGAACACGACATTCTGCCGCTGATTCCGGAAGAAGGCTCGGTGGGCGCCAGCGGCGATCTGACGCCGTTGTCGTACGTCGCCGCGACCTTGTCCGGCGAACGCGAAGTGATGTTCCGTGGCGAACGCTGGCAAGCCGCCGATGTGCACCGCGAACTCGGCTGGCAACCGCTGGTGCTGCGCCCGAAAGAAGCGCTGGCATTGATGAACGGCACCGCCGTGATGACCGGCCTCGCCTGCCTGGCTTTCGCCCGCGCCGATTATCTGCTTCAACTGGCCACACGTATAACGGCGCTGAACGTGGTCGCCCTGCAAGGCAATCCCGAGCACTTCGACGAGCGCCTGTTCGCGGCCAAACCGCACCCGGGACAGATGCAAGTCGCCACCTGGTTGCGCAAGGATCTGGCCATCGACGCACCGACCGCACCACTGCACCGCCTACAGGATCGTTACTCCCTGCGTTGCGCACCCCATGTGCTCGGCGTGTTGGCCGACAGTCTGAACTGGCTGCGTTCGTTCATTGAAATCGAACTCAACAGCGCCAACGACAACCCGATCATCGACGCCGAAGCCGAGCGGGTTTTGCACGGTGGGCACTTCTACGGCGGGCACATCGCGTTCGCCATGGACAGCCTGAAAAACCTCGTGGCCAACGTCGCCGATCTGCTGGACCGGCAGCTCGCGCTGCTGGTGGACGAGCGTTACAACCACGGCTTGCCGAGCAACCTGTCCGGCGCCAGCGCCGAACGGGCGATGCTTAACCATGGCTTCAAAGCCGTACAGATCGGCACCAGTGCCTGGACCGCCGAAGCGTTGAAGAACACCATGCCGGCAAGCGTGTTCTCGCGCTCCACCGAGTGCCACAACCAGGACAAGGTGAGCATGGGCACCATCGCTGCCCGCGACGCCATCCGCGTGCTGGAGCTGACCGAACAGGTCGCTGCCGCAACATTACTGGCGGCCAATCAGGGTGTCTGGCTGCGCGGTCAGGCCGAAGACGCCCGACCGCTGCCACCCGCCCTCGCCGCCATGCACGAGGCCTTGGGCAAAGATTTCCCGCCGGTCATCGAAGACCGTGCGCTCGAAGGCGAATTGCGCCTGTGCCTGCAACGTATCGCCGAACAACACTGGAGGCTGCATGCGTAG
- a CDS encoding acyl-CoA thioesterase, whose translation MRSKGVLHTDTEILVPFFDVDSMHVVWHGHYVKYLEVARCALLDRIGHNYTAMNDSGYAWPVIDLQLRYVRGAVFGQKLNVRANLVEWENRLKINYLITDQNTGERLTRAVSVQVAVEISSREMQLASPKVFTDAVERALP comes from the coding sequence ATGCGTAGCAAGGGAGTGCTTCACACCGACACGGAAATCCTCGTGCCGTTTTTCGACGTCGACAGCATGCACGTGGTCTGGCACGGCCATTATGTGAAATACCTGGAAGTCGCACGGTGTGCGCTGCTGGACCGAATCGGCCATAACTACACGGCGATGAACGACTCGGGCTACGCCTGGCCGGTGATCGACCTGCAATTACGCTACGTGCGCGGTGCCGTATTCGGCCAGAAGCTCAACGTGCGCGCCAATCTGGTGGAGTGGGAAAACAGGCTGAAGATCAATTACCTGATCACTGACCAAAACACCGGCGAACGCCTGACCCGTGCCGTCTCGGTCCAGGTTGCCGTCGAGATCTCCAGCCGCGAAATGCAACTGGCTTCGCCCAAGGTGTTCACTGACGCGGTTGAGAGGGCCCTGCCATGA